The sequence below is a genomic window from Terriglobia bacterium.
CGCTCTTTGTCGGACTTGATGGTCGTATCACCATAAGTATTGATGGCCTGCGACAATTCCGTCTGGGCCCTGGCGTTCCGGCTCGAGGAATAATAGCTCCATCCGAAGTAGATGATGACAAGCGCCGCAATAACGGATACGCCGGTGATCGCTTCCTTTTTCCTTGCAACCAGAAGCTCTGAAAACGTTTGTAACGAAGTTGTGATCTCGTCCTGCTCCTTGAGCTGATGACGAGTCATTTTGGTGCGCGGCACTGGTACCTCCCGGATACGCTCTAGAAACTCCTCAGTTTACCACATTTTCACTAGTATCTTTTCCCTTTGCTGTGTCCTGATGTTAATGGGAAGGAGTCCCGTAAGTAAGTGAGCACGGTGCAACCGCGAGTCGACAACGAACTGATCGAACGGTGCCTCAAGGGCGACCAGGCCGCATGGAGAGATCTGGTTGTGCGATACCAGCGGCTCGTATATTCCATCGCGCATGTTTTTTGCTCGAATCCCGAAGACGTATCTGACGTGTTTCAGCAGGTCTGGCTGGAATTGTATCAACAGCTTGCCGACCTTCGAAGTATTGAAGCCCTGCCGGCCTGGCTGATGACCGTCACCCGCCGGCGCTCATATGCGGTGCTTCAGACGCGATACGGGCCCGAGCCGCTCAAGGAAGACATACCCTACATCTCGGGGCACCTGGCGCAGGTGGAGCGGGAGCACTCGGTGGAGCGGGCGCTGGATCAACTGCCGGATCGCTGCCGGCGCCTCATCGGGCTTCTCTATTTCGATGCCAGCGAGCCGAGTTACGCGCAGATCGCTGAGACCCTGGGAATGCCGGAAGCGAGCATCGGCCCCACGCGCGCGCGCTGCCTGGAAAAACTGCGGAAGCTCCTGACCTGACCATGGCTGGAAATGATATGTCGCCAGACGATCTTCTGAAATGTTCTGATGCCGAGCTGGATGCGTTCGCTGCGCCGGCGCCTCACCAGGAAATCGAGGATCTCTTCAAACGGATCTGGGCGGAAATCCTACCGGTCTCCGCCGGCAGTTATGCGGGCCAGCCCAAAACCCTAAAAACCGCGCAAAGCGTTTCTCTCGCGCAAGCGGCCGTGCGTATTGCATCCGCCTCGGGCGACAACAGCTTCCTCATCGAGGCGCGCCACATGATGGGCCGCTGTCTCGGCGCCAATGAAGAATTCGAACGCGCCATTCCCTTTTACCGCGACGTCGTTTCCAGCCTCGAAAATATCGGCGACATCCGCCAGGCCGCCAGGCTCCGGCTTGCCCTCATTGGTGTCCTCCTGAATGCAGATCATTATGCGGAAGCCTTCGAAGTTGCCGCAGCAGCTGAAAAAGTCTTCAAGGATCTGAGCGACGAGACCGGGCTCGCCCGGCTCTACAACAACATCGCCAACATCCACCACCGGACGGACGATCACGCCCGCGCGTACGAATATTACGCCAGATGCTACGACGCATTTCGACGGCTCGACGACGAGCAGGGCATCGCTTTATCGAGTTTCAATCTTGCGAATGCGCTGGCGGACATCGACGAGTTCGAAAAGTCCGATCAGATGTATGCCGCGTCCATCAAACTCTGCCACAAACTGGGCTGGGCGGATCTCTCGATCCAGGCGGAGTACAACCGCGCCTATCTCCAGTATCTGCGCGGCCGGTACAGCGACGCACTGGACGCCTTTTCCCGGCTGCGCGCCGAATTCGAGAAGGCGGGCAGCCTGCGCCATTACGCGCTCTGCGACCTCGACGAAGCCGAAATCTATCTTCAGCTCAATCTGTCCAGAGACGCCGCGGCGCTTGCCATCCGCTCAGCCGGACTTTTCGAGAAGCTGGGGCTCAAATACGAACAGGCTAAAGCGACAAGTCTTTACGGTATCGCTTTCATACAATTGCGGCGCTTCTCCGAAGCTCTGGAAATATTCAGAACGTCGCAAAAGATCTTCGAGCTCGAAAACAATCATTACTGGATCGGACTGCTCGACCTCTACCGGGCGGAGGTCCACCTGTCGCTGCAGCGGTTCTGGGAAGCGCAGGCGCTCGCAGCGCAGGCAAAGGCCGTCTTTGACCGGCTCGGCATCCCTTCGAAACGGATCTTCAGTCTTGTGTTGCTTGGCCGCGTCGCTCTGGCATTAAACGACCTCGAAGCCGCAAGCCGCTACACGGGCGAAATCGCCTCGATCGTCAAGGACATCAAAATCCCGCTCGTTCTGTTCCCGTATCACCTGTTGTGCGGGGAAATTGCGGAGCGCGAGCGAAAATGGGAACAGGCCCGGATGCACTTCGAATCCGCCGCTCAGGAACTCGAAAAACATCAGGCCCGGCTTCATCATGATGAATTGCGCGTGACGTTTTTCAAGGGAAGGCAGAAGGCTTACGATGCTCTGGTCCGCCTGTCGCTCGACAAAGACGATTCGGCCGCCCAGCTTTCAATCGCATACGCATGGTGCGAGCGGGCGCGGTCCCGCGGACTGATCGAATTGCTTTCGCATTACGCTCCTTCGAGCCAGGGCCATACCGATCAATCCCTGCTGGCAAAAATCAATCGCCTGCGGGAGGAATTGAATATTCAATACGCGCGGGCCCGGCCGGAAACACGGCCGCTTTCGCGATCTTCTGATTTCGAAACGATCGGCCTCAAGGAACAGGAACTGGCGCGAACGCTGCGTGAAGTATCGAATGACGATCCGGAGTATGCGTCGCTGCAGCAGGTATCGATCGTCACTCTCGAATCCCTTCGGGCCTCGCTTCCAAAGCGGACGACGGTGATCGAATACTTCACTGCCGGTGAAGAAGTTCTGGCGTTCGTTGTCTCGCCGGCCGGCGCCCGCGTCGTGCGGCGGCTGTGCCCCGCAACGCGCGTTTTGAGCCAGCAGGAGCGCCTGGGGTTCCAGCTCGAAAAATTCATGCTGGGAAAAGATTACGCCCTGTCACACGCAAAGCAGATTCTCGAGGCCACGAAGCGGCACCTTCACGAGCTGCACAAATATTTGATCGCGCCGTTCATTAAAGAACTCGAAACTCCCCACCTCGCCATCGTCCCGCACGGCTCTCTGCACTTCCTGCCTTTCCACGCATTCTTCGACGGCGAAAAGTACCTGATCGACGATTTCGAGATCACCTACGCGCCCAGCGCCTCGGTTCTGAAGTACTGCCTGGAAAAACCGGTGGTCGAAAACGCATCGCCTCTGCTGATCGGGGTGGCGGATGAAAGTGTTCCCCTGGTGAAGGAGGAACTCACGCGGCTGAAGCGTCTTTTCCCGGACGCCCGCCTTTTGCAGGACGACTCCGCCATCCGCGAAGCCTTCGTCGAAAACAGCAGGACATCCGAATTCCTCCACATCGCGACTCACGCCGTATTCCGCCAGGATAATCCGATGTTCTCCAGCTTCAAACTGGCGGACGGCTGGTTCACCGCCTTCGACCTGTTCTCAATGGTGTGCCAAACCAATCTCGTTACCTTGAGCGGCTGCCAGTCCGGAATGAGCGAAGTGGCCGGCGCGGACGATCTTCTCGGCCTGATGCGGGGATTTTTGTATGCTGGAGCCCGGTCCCTGCTCCTTAGTTTATGGAATGTTAATGACGAGTCGACCACCGAATTGATGACGCGGTTTTACCAGGAATGGCGAAAAGGAGCTGCAAAATCAACAGCTTTGAGGATCGCCATGCTCGCGGTCCGCGACCGGTATCCAAATCCGTTCTATTGGGCACCATTCTTGCTGGCAGGAAACCCATAACGGAGTTGAAGTTTTTTTGCTCTCTTCGTATTTTTGAGGGCCTTGCTGGCCACTTTTAGCCAGGAGGAGCAATTCGGACAATATGCATTTAAGTTCAGAGATCGCTCTTGATTTCGCAGAAGAGCGATTGGATCAATCCCAAAAACAGTTCTGGCAGCAACACCTGGCGGTTTGCAATGACTGCACGCAGGAAGTTGGCCGATGGCGGCAATTGGGGATCGACCTGGAAAGGTCGCATCTGAAAAGCGCATCCGATCAGGAATTGCAGAACGCAATGCACATCTACCCGAAACGGCCGGACGGTGGCGGCTCAAAAGTCCGCTCCGTCCTGGCCACGCTGATATTCGATAGTTTCATGCAGCCTGCAATGGCCGGCGCCCGCGGCTCAGCCGCACCGGCACGGCAGCTGGTGATGCGCGCCGAAGAGTTCGATATTCATGTGAAGATCTGGGGAGAGCAGGAGCACATGCAAATGCTCGGCCAGCTGCTTCCCCGGCACGGAGAGGACTTCGTCCAATCCGCGCGGTTCCATTTACTGAAAAACGGTGAGCGCATCGAAAGCACAGCCGTCGACGACTTGGGGGAATTCCATTTCAGCGATGTGCCGGAAGGCGACCTCAGCTTGCAGATCGACCTTCCCAATCTGACCGTGATCGGCGCGTTGACCGCGAAGGAATACATTTAGGCGTAGTAGACGCCTATATAGCCGGCTCCAGGAGGATAAAATGACAGGACGTCGATTCTTTCTGACACTGATTTTGATGTTGTGGCTCAGCGTTTACGCGCAGGCGCAAACGCCCGTTATCGTCCAGCTCGCGCCTCTGGG
It includes:
- a CDS encoding sigma-70 family RNA polymerase sigma factor — translated: MSTVQPRVDNELIERCLKGDQAAWRDLVVRYQRLVYSIAHVFCSNPEDVSDVFQQVWLELYQQLADLRSIEALPAWLMTVTRRRSYAVLQTRYGPEPLKEDIPYISGHLAQVEREHSVERALDQLPDRCRRLIGLLYFDASEPSYAQIAETLGMPEASIGPTRARCLEKLRKLLT
- a CDS encoding CHAT domain-containing tetratricopeptide repeat protein, encoding MSPDDLLKCSDAELDAFAAPAPHQEIEDLFKRIWAEILPVSAGSYAGQPKTLKTAQSVSLAQAAVRIASASGDNSFLIEARHMMGRCLGANEEFERAIPFYRDVVSSLENIGDIRQAARLRLALIGVLLNADHYAEAFEVAAAAEKVFKDLSDETGLARLYNNIANIHHRTDDHARAYEYYARCYDAFRRLDDEQGIALSSFNLANALADIDEFEKSDQMYAASIKLCHKLGWADLSIQAEYNRAYLQYLRGRYSDALDAFSRLRAEFEKAGSLRHYALCDLDEAEIYLQLNLSRDAAALAIRSAGLFEKLGLKYEQAKATSLYGIAFIQLRRFSEALEIFRTSQKIFELENNHYWIGLLDLYRAEVHLSLQRFWEAQALAAQAKAVFDRLGIPSKRIFSLVLLGRVALALNDLEAASRYTGEIASIVKDIKIPLVLFPYHLLCGEIAERERKWEQARMHFESAAQELEKHQARLHHDELRVTFFKGRQKAYDALVRLSLDKDDSAAQLSIAYAWCERARSRGLIELLSHYAPSSQGHTDQSLLAKINRLREELNIQYARARPETRPLSRSSDFETIGLKEQELARTLREVSNDDPEYASLQQVSIVTLESLRASLPKRTTVIEYFTAGEEVLAFVVSPAGARVVRRLCPATRVLSQQERLGFQLEKFMLGKDYALSHAKQILEATKRHLHELHKYLIAPFIKELETPHLAIVPHGSLHFLPFHAFFDGEKYLIDDFEITYAPSASVLKYCLEKPVVENASPLLIGVADESVPLVKEELTRLKRLFPDARLLQDDSAIREAFVENSRTSEFLHIATHAVFRQDNPMFSSFKLADGWFTAFDLFSMVCQTNLVTLSGCQSGMSEVAGADDLLGLMRGFLYAGARSLLLSLWNVNDESTTELMTRFYQEWRKGAAKSTALRIAMLAVRDRYPNPFYWAPFLLAGNP